The following proteins are encoded in a genomic region of Catellatospora sp. TT07R-123:
- a CDS encoding GDSL-type esterase/lipase family protein, which translates to MGSTLLVATANSKAVAPEPERWTGSWSAALTAAGAGKSKDGFADQTIRMFVHTSVGGTAARIRLSNRFGTAPLTIGHATVALPWPEAGPGDIKPGSAIDATFSGQRSITIPAGGSAVSDPVHMEVPKSQDVAVSLYVPVASGPATWHVYARETSFIGQGDHANDASGAKLPETRNNWYYLTGLDVLNRSGQGSIVVLGDSITDGFRSTVNADHRWTDYLGWRLNKEAPGGKAPGVLNSGLAGNRLTLNGSDGGFNELGMNGSARFHFDVLGQTGVRTVILELGINDVWLSQDNADNIIARLQAMSQLAHQSGLKIIMCTLSPWNAFESAPGVVAYTPTLDSVRLTVNSYIRTTTDFDAVIDFDAVLRNPADPSKLRPEWDSGDHIHPNDKGNEAMANAVPLDLLLLDEDEDLR; encoded by the coding sequence GTGGGCTCGACCCTGCTGGTCGCGACCGCCAACAGCAAGGCCGTGGCACCCGAACCGGAGCGGTGGACCGGTTCGTGGTCGGCCGCGCTGACCGCCGCGGGGGCGGGCAAGTCGAAGGACGGCTTCGCCGACCAGACGATCCGGATGTTCGTGCACACCTCCGTCGGCGGCACCGCCGCGCGCATCCGGCTGTCCAACCGGTTCGGCACCGCGCCGCTGACCATCGGGCACGCCACCGTCGCGCTGCCCTGGCCCGAGGCGGGCCCCGGCGACATCAAGCCCGGCTCGGCGATCGACGCCACGTTCAGCGGGCAGCGTTCCATCACCATCCCGGCCGGCGGCAGCGCGGTCAGCGACCCGGTGCACATGGAGGTGCCGAAGTCGCAGGACGTCGCGGTCAGCCTGTACGTCCCGGTCGCGTCCGGTCCGGCCACCTGGCACGTGTACGCCCGCGAGACGTCCTTCATCGGCCAGGGCGACCACGCCAACGACGCCAGCGGCGCCAAGCTGCCCGAGACCCGCAACAACTGGTACTACCTGACCGGTCTCGACGTGCTCAACCGCTCCGGCCAGGGCTCGATCGTGGTGCTGGGCGACTCCATCACCGACGGGTTCCGGTCGACCGTCAACGCCGACCACCGCTGGACCGACTACCTCGGGTGGCGGCTCAACAAGGAGGCGCCGGGCGGCAAGGCCCCCGGCGTCCTGAATTCGGGCCTGGCGGGCAACCGGCTCACCCTCAACGGCAGCGACGGCGGCTTCAACGAGCTCGGCATGAACGGCTCGGCGCGGTTCCACTTCGACGTGCTCGGGCAGACCGGGGTCCGCACCGTGATCCTGGAGCTGGGCATCAACGACGTCTGGCTCAGCCAGGACAACGCCGACAACATCATCGCCCGCCTCCAGGCGATGTCCCAGCTCGCGCACCAGTCCGGCCTGAAGATCATCATGTGTACGCTGAGCCCCTGGAACGCGTTCGAGTCGGCGCCCGGCGTGGTGGCCTACACGCCGACGCTGGACTCGGTGCGGCTGACGGTGAACTCCTACATCCGCACCACCACCGACTTCGACGCGGTCATCGACTTCGACGCGGTGCTGCGCAACCCGGCCGACCCGTCGAAGCTGCGCCCCGAGTGGGACAGCGGCGACCACATCCACCCCAACGACAAGGGCAACGAGGCGATGGCCAACGCCGTCCCGCTCGACCTGCTCCTGCTCGACGAGGACGAGGACCTGCGCTGA
- a CDS encoding cytochrome P450: MAAEVSLASLHTDEVRRDPYPFYAALHARGPVCRVAPGDRYAFVVHGYDASAHVLRDSATFKVMDETLMGTPPTWADDRALAVFMNSVFFTNAPRHTRMRKMFNQAFTPRRINALEPAIDRLTADLLDHLAAQAAGGSKVDFMAEFAFPLPANVLGELLGVPEERRAWYRPRAMALGAILELGGSTPANVAAANTASEEITAYFGELAAARRADPRDDMITALVQALESDGDQLSEHELLANLIVVFNAGFVTTTHLLGNGLTLLLDRPDELARLRADPALAPQYVEEILRYEVPTHFSVRYTAADTEVAGVEIPKGSWVLVLLAAANRDPAHYADPDVFDPTRTEASTLSFGGGAHYCLGAALARLEGQRGLTMLLDRFADISLAEPPGTPRQLMLRGHDQLWVTLA, translated from the coding sequence ATGGCCGCCGAGGTCTCGCTGGCATCGCTGCACACCGACGAGGTGCGGCGCGATCCGTACCCGTTCTACGCCGCACTGCACGCCCGCGGCCCGGTCTGCCGGGTCGCGCCCGGCGACCGGTACGCCTTCGTCGTGCACGGATACGACGCGTCGGCGCACGTGCTGCGGGACTCGGCCACGTTCAAGGTGATGGACGAGACCCTCATGGGCACGCCGCCGACCTGGGCGGACGACCGGGCGCTGGCCGTCTTCATGAACTCGGTGTTCTTCACCAACGCGCCCCGGCACACCCGGATGCGCAAGATGTTCAACCAGGCGTTCACCCCGCGCCGGATCAACGCGCTGGAGCCGGCGATCGACCGGCTCACCGCGGACCTGCTCGACCACCTGGCCGCGCAGGCGGCCGGGGGCAGCAAGGTGGATTTCATGGCGGAGTTCGCGTTCCCGCTGCCCGCCAACGTGCTCGGGGAGCTGCTCGGGGTGCCCGAGGAGCGGCGCGCCTGGTACCGGCCCCGGGCGATGGCCCTGGGCGCGATCCTGGAGCTCGGCGGCAGCACCCCGGCCAACGTCGCCGCCGCCAACACCGCCTCGGAGGAGATCACCGCGTACTTCGGGGAGCTGGCCGCGGCGCGGCGGGCCGACCCGCGCGACGACATGATCACCGCGCTGGTGCAGGCCCTGGAGTCCGACGGCGACCAGCTCAGCGAGCACGAACTGCTGGCCAACCTGATCGTGGTGTTCAACGCCGGGTTCGTCACCACCACGCATCTGCTGGGCAACGGCCTGACCCTGCTGCTCGACCGCCCCGACGAGCTGGCCCGCCTGCGCGCCGACCCGGCCCTGGCCCCCCAGTACGTCGAGGAGATCCTGCGCTACGAGGTGCCCACGCACTTCTCGGTGCGATACACCGCCGCCGACACCGAGGTGGCGGGCGTGGAGATCCCGAAGGGAAGCTGGGTGCTGGTGCTGCTTGCCGCCGCCAACCGCGACCCGGCGCACTACGCGGACCCGGACGTCTTCGACCCGACGCGCACCGAGGCCTCCACGCTCAGCTTCGGCGGCGGCGCCCACTACTGCCTGGGCGCGGCGCTGGCCCGGCTGGAGGGGCAGCGCGGGCTCACCATGCTGCTCGACCGGTTCGCCGACATCAGCCTCGCCGAACCCCCCGGCACCCCGCGCCAGCTGATGCTGCGCGGCCACGACCAGCTCTGGGTCACCCTCGCCTGA
- the ppgK gene encoding polyphosphate--glucose phosphotransferase — protein sequence MAILGIDIGGSGIKGAPVDLDQGGFAEERVRLETPQPSDVTAVVATVAEVAGRFSGVERVGVTFPGVVQNGVTRTAANVDHSWLGAPARDLFTEALGLPVVVLNDADAAGIAEMTYGAGKGRKGVTIMLTFGTGIGSAVFIDDRLVPNTELGHIQLHGRDAELHASAQAREVEDLGWKEWAKNVQDYLRELERLLNPDLMIIGGGVSKKAEKFLPHIDVRTPLVPAALLNDAGIVGAALAASQA from the coding sequence ATGGCGATCCTCGGCATCGACATCGGCGGCTCCGGCATCAAGGGCGCGCCGGTCGACCTCGACCAGGGCGGCTTCGCCGAGGAGCGGGTGCGGTTGGAGACCCCGCAGCCCTCGGACGTGACCGCCGTCGTGGCCACGGTGGCGGAGGTCGCCGGGCGGTTCTCCGGCGTGGAGCGGGTCGGGGTCACCTTCCCCGGCGTGGTCCAGAACGGCGTCACGCGCACGGCGGCCAACGTCGACCACTCGTGGCTCGGCGCGCCCGCCCGCGACCTGTTCACCGAGGCCCTCGGCCTGCCCGTGGTCGTGCTCAACGACGCCGACGCGGCCGGGATCGCCGAGATGACGTACGGCGCGGGCAAGGGCCGCAAGGGCGTCACCATCATGCTCACCTTCGGCACCGGCATCGGCAGCGCCGTCTTCATCGACGACCGGCTGGTGCCCAACACCGAGCTCGGCCACATCCAGCTGCACGGCAGGGACGCGGAGCTGCACGCCTCGGCGCAGGCCCGCGAGGTCGAGGACCTGGGCTGGAAGGAGTGGGCCAAGAACGTGCAGGACTACCTGCGCGAGCTGGAGCGCCTGCTCAACCCCGATCTGATGATCATCGGCGGCGGGGTGAGCAAGAAGGCGGAGAAGTTCCTCCCGCACATCGACGTACGCACCCCGCTGGTCCCGGCCGCCCTGCTCAACGACGCCGGCATCGTCGGCGCCGCCCTGGCCGCCTCCCAAGCCTGA
- a CDS encoding pyridoxal-dependent decarboxylase: MTARPEQYQAALARAAAHAHDWLAAVPDRPIPPRADADELRERLGGPLPAAPTDPAEVVDLLAREIEPGLMTMPSGRFYGWVIGGTLPAALGADWLVSTWDQNSGMRYATPGTAAAEEVAGDWLLDLLGLPAGSDVGFVTGGTMANFTGLAAGRQQVLTDAGWDLDRDGLTGAPRVRVLVGAERHATVDLALRYLGLGAPTPVEADEQGRLRLDALERELAAGSGPTIVCLQAGNVHSGAYDPIGAACELARRHGAWVHVDGAFGLWAAAAPSTRHLLDGHHLADSWATDAHKTLNVPYDCGIAVVARPAALRAAFGTRASYLVHAGTEGPGDPHERVPELSRRARGVPVWAALRSLGRDGVADLVDRLARNARALAAGLGAIEGARVCNDVVFTQVCVSFGSDERTRAVTGRLLADGTAWMSGSHWQGCDVLRVSVSNWSTDDADVAASIEAVRRAAAA, from the coding sequence ATGACCGCTCGCCCGGAGCAGTACCAGGCCGCACTGGCCCGCGCCGCCGCCCACGCCCACGACTGGCTCGCGGCCGTGCCCGACCGGCCCATCCCGCCCCGCGCCGACGCCGACGAGCTGCGCGAGCGCCTCGGCGGCCCGCTGCCCGCCGCCCCCACCGACCCGGCCGAGGTCGTCGACCTGCTGGCCCGCGAGATCGAGCCCGGCCTGATGACGATGCCGTCCGGCCGCTTCTACGGCTGGGTCATCGGCGGCACGCTGCCCGCCGCGCTCGGCGCCGACTGGCTGGTCAGCACCTGGGACCAGAACAGCGGCATGCGGTACGCCACCCCCGGCACCGCCGCGGCCGAGGAGGTGGCGGGGGACTGGCTGCTCGACCTGCTCGGCCTGCCCGCCGGGTCCGACGTCGGCTTCGTCACCGGCGGCACCATGGCCAACTTCACCGGCCTGGCCGCCGGGCGCCAGCAGGTGCTCACCGACGCGGGCTGGGACCTCGACCGCGACGGCCTCACCGGTGCGCCCCGCGTCCGGGTGCTGGTCGGCGCCGAGCGCCACGCCACCGTCGACCTCGCCCTGCGCTACCTGGGCCTGGGCGCCCCGACCCCGGTCGAGGCCGACGAGCAGGGACGGCTGCGCCTGGACGCCCTCGAACGCGAACTGGCCGCCGGGTCCGGGCCGACGATCGTCTGCCTCCAGGCGGGCAACGTCCACTCCGGGGCGTACGACCCGATCGGCGCCGCCTGCGAACTCGCCCGCCGCCACGGTGCCTGGGTGCACGTCGACGGCGCGTTCGGACTGTGGGCGGCCGCCGCCCCGTCGACCCGGCACCTGCTCGACGGCCACCACCTGGCCGACTCCTGGGCCACCGACGCGCACAAGACCCTCAACGTGCCGTACGACTGCGGCATCGCCGTCGTGGCCCGGCCCGCCGCGCTGCGCGCCGCCTTCGGCACCCGGGCCAGCTACCTGGTCCACGCGGGCACCGAGGGCCCCGGTGACCCGCACGAGCGCGTCCCCGAGCTCTCCCGGCGCGCCCGGGGCGTGCCCGTATGGGCCGCGCTGCGCTCGCTCGGCCGCGACGGCGTCGCCGACCTGGTGGACCGGCTCGCCCGCAACGCCCGTGCCCTGGCCGCCGGACTCGGCGCGATCGAGGGTGCCCGCGTCTGCAACGACGTCGTGTTCACCCAGGTCTGCGTGAGCTTCGGCAGCGACGAGCGCACCCGCGCGGTGACCGGGCGGCTGCTCGCCGACGGCACCGCCTGGATGTCCGGTTCGCACTGGCAGGGCTGTGACGTGCTGCGCGTGTCGGTCAGCAACTGGTCCACCGACGACGCCGACGTCGCCGCCTCGATCGAGGCCGTACGGCGTGCGGCGGCCGCATAG
- a CDS encoding GNAT family N-acetyltransferase, translated as MPKIRPYRSSDRDAVYEICILTAHNGGDARPHYADPGILPEIFAGPYVHLDPQFAFVLADEQDRAVGYIIATGDTKRFTERFRDEWLPLVADRYPPLDGEPATPDEVMRWLLHWPERMVVDALAGYPAHLHIDLLPEYQRQGWGRRFVDTLAGALAAAGVPAVHLGMVTENTAARAFYDRIGLHVIDVPDAGVLTYLGLKLS; from the coding sequence ATGCCGAAGATCCGCCCGTACCGTTCCTCCGATCGCGACGCCGTCTACGAGATCTGCATCCTGACCGCCCACAACGGCGGCGACGCCCGCCCGCACTACGCGGACCCGGGCATCCTGCCCGAGATCTTCGCGGGCCCGTACGTCCACCTCGACCCGCAGTTCGCCTTCGTCCTGGCCGACGAGCAGGACCGGGCCGTCGGCTACATCATCGCCACCGGCGACACGAAGCGGTTCACCGAGCGCTTCCGCGACGAGTGGCTGCCGCTGGTGGCCGACCGCTACCCGCCGCTGGACGGCGAACCGGCCACGCCGGACGAGGTCATGCGGTGGCTGCTGCACTGGCCGGAGCGGATGGTCGTGGACGCGCTGGCCGGCTACCCGGCGCACCTGCACATCGACCTGCTGCCGGAGTACCAGCGGCAGGGCTGGGGCCGCCGGTTCGTCGACACGCTGGCCGGGGCGCTGGCCGCCGCCGGGGTGCCCGCGGTGCACCTGGGCATGGTCACCGAGAACACGGCCGCGCGGGCCTTCTACGACCGGATCGGCCTGCACGTCATCGACGTCCCGGACGCGGGGGTGCTGACCTACCTCGGCCTGAAGCTGAGCTGA
- a CDS encoding cytochrome P450, with translation MTGGISLQPLRSAQGRANPYPFYAHLHTLGGLALVGGEDERYDVVVHGYDAVQQVLRSPDFLTVDARHLDRSMPEWRAHPSLTTLRASMFFTNAPDHTRVRRRFSRAFTARSLHSMGPAITRMTDDLIDRMLARSADGTAVDFMAEFAFPLPSNVVGELLGVPELDRSWFRQRVLDFGAVLELGGRTEENLRRADTAAGELMAYFADLVAARRAEPREDLVSALIADEDADLLNETELLANLITVFNAGFVTTTHLFGNGLVLLLQRPDLLAALRDDPALAAGYVEEILRFEPPVHFVVRWAAREAEIEGVRIPADAMMLVLLGAANRDPRRYPDPDAFDPSRIDSQPASFGAGAHFCLGAALSRIEGQLVFPHLLRRLPDLALAAPPGDRRALMLLGYDTLPVTVGSGKD, from the coding sequence ATGACCGGCGGCATCTCGTTGCAGCCCCTGCGCTCGGCGCAGGGGCGGGCAAACCCCTACCCCTTCTACGCGCACCTGCACACCCTCGGCGGCCTGGCCCTGGTCGGCGGCGAGGACGAGCGCTACGACGTCGTGGTGCACGGCTACGACGCGGTGCAGCAGGTGCTGCGCTCGCCGGACTTCCTGACCGTGGACGCGCGCCACCTCGACCGGAGCATGCCCGAGTGGCGCGCGCACCCGTCGCTGACCACGCTGCGCGCCTCGATGTTCTTCACCAACGCGCCCGACCACACCCGGGTGCGCCGCCGGTTCAGCCGCGCCTTCACCGCGCGCAGCCTGCACAGCATGGGCCCGGCCATCACCCGGATGACCGACGACTTGATCGACCGGATGCTGGCCCGCAGCGCGGACGGCACGGCGGTGGACTTCATGGCCGAGTTCGCGTTCCCGCTGCCCAGCAACGTCGTCGGGGAGCTGCTCGGGGTCCCCGAGCTGGACCGGTCCTGGTTCCGCCAGCGGGTGCTGGACTTCGGCGCCGTGCTGGAGCTGGGCGGGCGCACCGAGGAGAACCTGCGCCGGGCCGACACCGCCGCGGGCGAGCTGATGGCGTACTTCGCGGACCTGGTCGCCGCGCGCCGCGCCGAACCCCGCGAGGACCTGGTCAGCGCGCTGATCGCCGACGAGGACGCGGACCTGCTCAACGAGACCGAGCTGCTGGCCAACCTGATCACGGTGTTCAACGCCGGCTTCGTCACCACCACCCACCTGTTCGGCAACGGCCTGGTCCTGCTGCTCCAGCGGCCGGACCTGCTGGCCGCGCTGCGCGACGACCCGGCCCTGGCCGCCGGATACGTCGAGGAGATCCTGCGCTTCGAGCCGCCGGTGCACTTCGTGGTGCGCTGGGCCGCGCGCGAGGCGGAGATCGAGGGGGTGCGCATCCCCGCGGACGCGATGATGCTGGTGCTGCTCGGGGCCGCCAACCGCGACCCGCGCCGCTACCCCGACCCGGACGCCTTCGACCCGTCCCGCATCGACAGCCAGCCCGCCAGCTTCGGCGCGGGCGCCCACTTCTGCCTGGGCGCGGCGCTGAGCCGCATCGAGGGGCAACTGGTGTTCCCGCACCTGCTGCGGCGACTGCCGGACCTGGCCCTGGCCGCCCCGCCCGGCGACCGGCGCGCGCTGATGCTGCTGGGCTACGACACCCTGCCCGTGACCGTGGGCAGCGGCAAGGACTGA
- a CDS encoding macrolide family glycosyltransferase, which yields MTWHIAFLNAPTIGEVFPTLAIVAELVRRGHRVSYATGQARAEVVTAMGATVVPYESSLPDESDPGLLPPRPVDYFNTMRGGFLREARTTFPQFECLCLADRPDLLVYHTQAFAARMLAVKHRIPAVQLWTFMAANPQWSIGKHLGLAAAGQAGLDEHQRRLDALATEQGCDPEEVRAYEPRRHLMLYPRLMQFRHLNFDGRYRFVGPCVGERPFQQPWQPPEPDRPVALVSLGTVYNRLPGFYRTCVDAFAGTDWQVVLSLGSRTDPAEVGPVPPNVHVAESVPQLQVLRHARVFVTHAGMGGSLEALRAGVPMLTLPQTPEQQVNALRLAELGAARPLDPALLTPAYLRGAADAVAGDAAMRHKLHRLSHEVRACGGATLAADLIEAELPVPVA from the coding sequence ATGACCTGGCACATCGCGTTCCTCAACGCACCCACCATCGGCGAGGTGTTCCCGACGCTGGCCATCGTGGCGGAGCTGGTGCGACGCGGGCACCGGGTCAGCTACGCCACCGGGCAGGCGCGGGCCGAGGTGGTCACCGCGATGGGTGCCACCGTGGTGCCGTACGAGTCGAGCCTGCCCGACGAGTCGGACCCGGGGCTGCTGCCGCCGCGGCCGGTCGACTACTTCAACACGATGCGCGGCGGCTTCCTGCGCGAGGCGCGGACCACCTTCCCGCAGTTCGAATGCCTCTGCCTGGCCGACCGGCCGGACCTGCTGGTCTACCACACGCAGGCGTTCGCGGCCCGCATGCTGGCGGTCAAGCACCGCATCCCGGCGGTGCAGCTGTGGACGTTCATGGCGGCCAACCCGCAGTGGTCCATCGGCAAGCACCTGGGCCTGGCCGCCGCCGGGCAGGCCGGGCTGGACGAGCACCAGCGGCGCCTGGACGCCCTCGCGACCGAGCAGGGCTGCGACCCCGAAGAGGTCCGCGCGTACGAGCCGCGCCGGCACCTGATGCTGTACCCGCGCCTGATGCAGTTCCGGCACCTGAACTTCGACGGGCGCTACCGCTTCGTCGGGCCGTGCGTCGGGGAGCGGCCGTTCCAGCAGCCGTGGCAGCCGCCGGAGCCGGACCGCCCGGTGGCGCTGGTGTCGCTGGGCACCGTCTACAACCGGCTGCCGGGCTTCTACCGCACCTGCGTCGACGCGTTCGCGGGCACGGACTGGCAGGTGGTGCTGTCGCTGGGGTCGCGCACCGACCCGGCCGAGGTCGGCCCGGTGCCGCCCAACGTGCACGTGGCGGAGAGCGTGCCGCAGTTGCAGGTGCTGCGGCACGCGCGGGTCTTCGTCACGCACGCCGGCATGGGCGGGTCCCTGGAGGCGCTGCGGGCGGGCGTGCCGATGCTGACCCTGCCGCAGACGCCGGAGCAGCAGGTCAACGCGCTGCGGCTGGCGGAGCTGGGCGCAGCCCGGCCGCTGGACCCGGCCCTGCTCACCCCGGCCTACCTGCGCGGGGCGGCCGACGCGGTCGCGGGCGACGCGGCGATGCGGCACAAGCTGCACCGGCTCAGCCACGAGGTGCGCGCCTGCGGCGGGGCGACCCTGGCCGCGGACCTGATCGAGGCGGAGCTGCCGGTCCCGGTCGCTTGA
- a CDS encoding AMP-binding protein has translation MELDNYAAQALVVFDGYGEAEAVVHGGRRLTYAELAAGTRAMAALLYDHGVRSSTAVAVLAGNPPESVQAQLALHLLGARSVWIAPNAPPRLCADYLNLADVDAFVYDPRTHAALGEELAEHAGDLHIFSFGAGVGLDLTAAPPAGAPPTVPPPGREPQSLFQTGGTTGRPKLVHHRHAFFQAVRAAADGYQAAGGPALRHLAVGGFWHSSQQAAAMITLWTGGLLVLHDRFEPGSFLDTVERERISSAILPPPMLARVLDDPRLATADTSSLVTLSCAGSAVSPVRLAQAIERFGPVVRPVYGMSEATFITAYPNVTADPARPDRLASCGRPYPGVRVEVRDDRGRPVDTDTVGEVWVSAQLMTAGYWGQPELTRQTIVDGWLRTGDLGRFDTDGYLYLVDRAKDMIVTGETSTNVYSRTVEDTLSRHPQVRAAAVIGVPHERMGEAVYAFVVPAPGAGITPAELREWAVAELNELWAPHVVEFLDDLPLTEVGKVDKKALRARRAPSTAAR, from the coding sequence GTGGAGCTGGACAACTATGCCGCCCAGGCACTGGTGGTCTTCGACGGATACGGCGAGGCCGAGGCGGTCGTCCACGGCGGGCGGCGGCTGACGTACGCCGAGCTCGCCGCCGGGACCCGCGCCATGGCCGCGCTGCTGTACGATCACGGTGTGCGCTCGTCCACGGCGGTGGCGGTCCTGGCGGGCAACCCGCCGGAGTCGGTGCAGGCCCAGCTCGCGCTGCACCTGCTGGGAGCACGCTCGGTGTGGATCGCGCCGAACGCCCCGCCGCGCCTGTGCGCCGACTACCTGAACCTGGCCGACGTCGACGCGTTCGTCTACGACCCCCGCACCCACGCGGCGCTGGGCGAGGAACTGGCCGAGCACGCCGGTGACCTGCACATCTTCAGCTTCGGCGCGGGTGTCGGGCTGGACCTGACCGCCGCGCCGCCGGCGGGCGCCCCGCCGACCGTGCCGCCGCCGGGGCGGGAGCCGCAGTCGCTGTTCCAGACCGGCGGCACCACCGGCCGCCCGAAGCTGGTGCACCACCGGCACGCCTTCTTCCAGGCGGTGCGCGCCGCCGCCGACGGCTACCAGGCCGCGGGCGGCCCGGCGCTGCGCCACCTGGCCGTGGGCGGGTTCTGGCACTCCAGCCAGCAGGCCGCCGCGATGATCACGCTGTGGACCGGCGGGCTGCTGGTGCTGCACGACCGGTTCGAGCCCGGCTCGTTCCTGGACACCGTCGAGCGGGAGCGGATCAGCAGTGCGATCCTGCCGCCGCCGATGCTGGCGCGGGTGCTCGACGACCCTCGCCTGGCCACCGCCGACACCAGCAGCCTGGTCACGCTGTCGTGCGCGGGCAGCGCGGTCTCGCCGGTGCGGCTGGCGCAGGCGATCGAGCGGTTCGGCCCGGTGGTGCGCCCGGTGTACGGCATGAGCGAGGCCACCTTCATCACCGCGTACCCCAACGTGACGGCCGATCCGGCGCGCCCGGACCGGCTGGCCTCCTGCGGGCGGCCCTATCCGGGGGTGCGGGTCGAGGTGCGGGACGACCGGGGCCGCCCCGTCGACACCGACACCGTCGGCGAGGTGTGGGTGTCGGCGCAGCTGATGACGGCCGGATACTGGGGCCAGCCCGAGCTGACCCGGCAGACCATCGTCGACGGCTGGCTGCGCACCGGCGACCTGGGCCGCTTCGACACCGACGGCTACCTGTACCTCGTCGACCGGGCCAAAGACATGATCGTCACGGGGGAGACCTCGACGAACGTGTACTCCCGGACGGTCGAGGACACGCTGAGCCGCCACCCGCAGGTGCGCGCCGCGGCCGTGATCGGCGTGCCGCACGAGCGGATGGGCGAGGCGGTGTACGCCTTCGTCGTGCCCGCCCCCGGCGCCGGGATCACCCCGGCCGAACTGCGCGAGTGGGCGGTGGCCGAGCTGAACGAGCTGTGGGCGCCGCACGTGGTGGAGTTCCTGGACGACCTGCCGCTCACCGAGGTCGGCAAGGTCGACAAGAAGGCGTTGCGCGCGCGGCGGGCGCCGTCGACCGCCGCGCGCTGA
- a CDS encoding CBM35 domain-containing protein, with translation MQDDFGYEGRRRRRFPVLERLRAVPLIGAGVFTVALLLLVYQMVQAPMMWSNAEPADSPAAVHTAPSPRNPDVPPPNSPPPVGAPTSPGATGTPSPGATPSTASMAPSSPPAAPSPSPAPPTAPSTTRYEAESASLSGARQASDHPGFSGPGFVDYDNTWGCWIQWTVTAAKTGPATVVLRFANGSGVGRTMSISVNGVPVLLDLLFDNTRVWENWQSRTVTVQLNAGTNTIRATAVNPSGGPNIDFVEVTA, from the coding sequence GTGCAGGACGATTTCGGGTATGAGGGTCGCCGCCGGCGCCGGTTCCCGGTGCTGGAACGGTTGCGCGCCGTCCCGCTGATCGGGGCCGGGGTGTTCACCGTGGCTCTGCTGCTGCTGGTGTACCAGATGGTGCAGGCGCCGATGATGTGGAGCAACGCGGAGCCCGCCGACTCCCCCGCCGCCGTGCACACCGCGCCGTCGCCGCGCAACCCCGACGTGCCGCCGCCGAACTCGCCGCCGCCCGTCGGCGCCCCGACCAGCCCCGGCGCCACGGGCACCCCGTCGCCCGGCGCCACCCCGTCGACGGCCTCGATGGCACCGTCCAGCCCCCCGGCCGCCCCGTCGCCGTCCCCCGCCCCGCCCACCGCCCCCAGCACCACCCGGTACGAGGCGGAGTCCGCGTCGCTGAGCGGCGCCCGCCAGGCCAGCGACCACCCCGGCTTCAGCGGCCCGGGTTTCGTCGACTACGACAACACCTGGGGCTGCTGGATCCAGTGGACCGTGACCGCGGCCAAGACCGGCCCGGCCACGGTCGTGCTGCGCTTCGCGAACGGGTCCGGCGTGGGCCGCACCATGTCGATCAGCGTCAACGGCGTGCCGGTCCTGCTCGACCTGCTCTTCGACAACACCCGCGTCTGGGAGAACTGGCAGAGCCGCACCGTGACGGTCCAGCTCAACGCCGGGACGAACACGATCCGGGCCACCGCGGTCAACCCCAGCGGCGGCCCGAACATCGACTTCGTCGAAGTGACGGCCTAG